A genomic window from Mustela erminea isolate mMusErm1 chromosome 16, mMusErm1.Pri, whole genome shotgun sequence includes:
- the HSF1 gene encoding heat shock factor protein 1 isoform X9 → MDLPVGPGAAGPSNVPAFLTKLWTLVSDPDTDALICWSPSGNSFHVFDQGQFAKEVLPKYFKHNNMASFVRQLNMYGFRKVVHIEQGGLVKPERDDTEFQHPCFLRGQEQLLENIKRKVTSVSTLKSEDMKTRQDSVTKLLTDVQLMKGRQESMDSRLLAMKHENEALWREVASLRQKHAQQQKVVNKLIQFLISLVQSNRILGVKRKIPLMLNDGSSAHSGPKYGRQYSLQHVHGPGPYSAPSPAYSSSSLYSPDAVASSGPIISDITELAPSSPLASPGGSVDERPLSGSPLVRVKEEPPSPPRSPRVEEASPGHPSSVVEIPLSPTALIDSILRESEPAPAAPATPLTDAGARHPSPSPPPASAPEKCLSVACLDKTELSEHLDAMDSNLDSLQTMLTSHGFSVDTSALLDLFSPSVTVPDMSLPDLDSSLASEPPRPLEAENSSPDSGKQLVHYTAQPLFLVDPGSVDMGSSDLPVLFELGEGSYFSEGDDYTDDPTISLLTGSEPPKAKDPTVS, encoded by the exons AGCGGGAACAGCTTCCACGTGTTCGACCAGGGCCAGTTCGCCAAGGAGGTGCTGCCCAAGTACTTCAAGCACAACAACATGGCCAGCTTCGTGCGCCAGCTCAACATGT ACGGCTTCCGGAAGGTGGTCCACATCGAGCAGGGTGGCTTGGTCAAGCCGGAGAGGGACGACACTGAGTTCCAGCACCCGTGCTTCCTGCGCGGCCAGGAGCAGCTCCTGGAGAACATCAAGAGGAAAGTGACCAGT GTATCCACGCTGAAGAGCGAGGACATGAAGACTCGCCAGGACAGCGTCACCAAGCTGCTCACCGACGTGCAGCTCAtgaaggggaggcaggagagcatGGACTCCAGACTCCTGGCCATGAAGCA CGAGAACGAGGCCCTGTGGCGGGAGGTGGCCAGCCTGCGGCAGAAGCACGCCCAGCAGCAGAAGGTCGTCAACAAG CTCATCCAGTTCCTCATCTCCCTGGTGCAGTCGAACCGGATCCTGGGGGTGAAGAGGAAAAT ccCCCTGATGCTGAATGACGGCAGCTCGGCACATTCCGGGCCCAAGTACGGCCGGCAGTACTCCCTGCAGCACGTCCACGGCCCGGGCCCCTACTCG GCTCCCTCCCCGGCCTACAGCAGCTCCAGCCTCTACTCCCCAGATGCCGTGGCCAGCTCCGGACCCATCATCTCCGACATCACCGAACTGGCCCCCAGCAGCCCCTTGGCCTCCCCGGGCGGAAGCGTAGACGAGAG GCCACTCTCTGGCAGCCCCCTGGTGCGCGTCAAGGAGGAGCCCCCCAGCCCTCCTCGGAGCCCCCGGGTGGAGGAGGCCAGTCCCGGACACCCGTCCTCCGTCGTGGAGATACCCCTGTCCCCAACCGCTCTCATTGACTCCATCCTGCGGGAAAGCGAGCCTGCCCCCGCCGCCCCAGCCACACCCCTCACGGATGCAGGGGCCCGCCACCCCTCACCCTCGCCCCCACCTGCCTCGGCCCCCGAGAAGTGCCTCAGCGTAGCCTGCCTGGACAA GACCGAGCTCAGTGAGCACTTGGACGCCATGGACTCCAACCTGGACAGCCTGCAGACCATGCTGACGAGCCACGGCTTCAGCGTGGACACGAGCGCGCTGCTGGAC CTGTTCAGCCCCTCGGTGACCGTGCCCGACATGAGCCTGCCCGACCTGGACAGCAGCCTGGCCAGC GAGCCGCCCAGGCCCCTTGAGGCTGAGAACAGCAGCCCTGACTCAG ggaAGCAGCTGGTGCACTACACGGCGCAACCCCTGTTCCTCGTGGACCCGGGCTCCGTGGATATGGGGAGCAGCGACCTGCCCGTGCTCTTCGAGCTGGGGGAGGGCTCCTACTTCTCGGAGGGGGACGACTACACAGATGACCCCACCATCTCCCTGCTGACGGGCTCCGAGCCCCCCAAAGCCAAGGACCCCACTGTCTCCTAG
- the HSF1 gene encoding heat shock factor protein 1 isoform X7 has product MDLPVGPGAAGPSNVPAFLTKLWTLVSDPDTDALICWSPSGNSFHVFDQGQFAKEVLPKYFKHNNMASFVRQLNMYGFRKVVHIEQGGLVKPERDDTEFQHPCFLRGQEQLLENIKRKVTSVSTLKSEDMKTRQDSVTKLLTDVQLMKGRQESMDSRLLAMKHENEALWREVASLRQKHAQQQKVVNKLIQFLISLVQSNRILGVKRKIPLMLNDGSSAHSGPKYGRQYSLQHVHGPGPYSAPSPAYSSSSLYSPDAVASSGPIISDITELAPSSPLASPGGSVDERPLSGSPLVRVKEEPPSPPRSPRVEEASPGHPSSVVEIPLSPTALIDSILRESEPAPAAPATPLTDAGARHPSPSPPPASAPEKCLSVACLDKTELSEHLDAMDSNLDSLQTMLTSHGFSVDTSALLDLFSPSVTVPDMSLPDLDSSLASIQELLSPQEPPRPLEAENSSPDSGKQLVHYTAQPLFLVDPGSVDMGSSDLPVLFELGEGSYFSEGDDYTDDPTISLLTGSEPPKAKDPTVS; this is encoded by the exons AGCGGGAACAGCTTCCACGTGTTCGACCAGGGCCAGTTCGCCAAGGAGGTGCTGCCCAAGTACTTCAAGCACAACAACATGGCCAGCTTCGTGCGCCAGCTCAACATGT ACGGCTTCCGGAAGGTGGTCCACATCGAGCAGGGTGGCTTGGTCAAGCCGGAGAGGGACGACACTGAGTTCCAGCACCCGTGCTTCCTGCGCGGCCAGGAGCAGCTCCTGGAGAACATCAAGAGGAAAGTGACCAGT GTATCCACGCTGAAGAGCGAGGACATGAAGACTCGCCAGGACAGCGTCACCAAGCTGCTCACCGACGTGCAGCTCAtgaaggggaggcaggagagcatGGACTCCAGACTCCTGGCCATGAAGCA CGAGAACGAGGCCCTGTGGCGGGAGGTGGCCAGCCTGCGGCAGAAGCACGCCCAGCAGCAGAAGGTCGTCAACAAG CTCATCCAGTTCCTCATCTCCCTGGTGCAGTCGAACCGGATCCTGGGGGTGAAGAGGAAAAT ccCCCTGATGCTGAATGACGGCAGCTCGGCACATTCCGGGCCCAAGTACGGCCGGCAGTACTCCCTGCAGCACGTCCACGGCCCGGGCCCCTACTCG GCTCCCTCCCCGGCCTACAGCAGCTCCAGCCTCTACTCCCCAGATGCCGTGGCCAGCTCCGGACCCATCATCTCCGACATCACCGAACTGGCCCCCAGCAGCCCCTTGGCCTCCCCGGGCGGAAGCGTAGACGAGAG GCCACTCTCTGGCAGCCCCCTGGTGCGCGTCAAGGAGGAGCCCCCCAGCCCTCCTCGGAGCCCCCGGGTGGAGGAGGCCAGTCCCGGACACCCGTCCTCCGTCGTGGAGATACCCCTGTCCCCAACCGCTCTCATTGACTCCATCCTGCGGGAAAGCGAGCCTGCCCCCGCCGCCCCAGCCACACCCCTCACGGATGCAGGGGCCCGCCACCCCTCACCCTCGCCCCCACCTGCCTCGGCCCCCGAGAAGTGCCTCAGCGTAGCCTGCCTGGACAA GACCGAGCTCAGTGAGCACTTGGACGCCATGGACTCCAACCTGGACAGCCTGCAGACCATGCTGACGAGCCACGGCTTCAGCGTGGACACGAGCGCGCTGCTGGAC CTGTTCAGCCCCTCGGTGACCGTGCCCGACATGAGCCTGCCCGACCTGGACAGCAGCCTGGCCAGC ATCCAGGAGCTTCTCTCCCCCCAGGAGCCGCCCAGGCCCCTTGAGGCTGAGAACAGCAGCCCTGACTCAG ggaAGCAGCTGGTGCACTACACGGCGCAACCCCTGTTCCTCGTGGACCCGGGCTCCGTGGATATGGGGAGCAGCGACCTGCCCGTGCTCTTCGAGCTGGGGGAGGGCTCCTACTTCTCGGAGGGGGACGACTACACAGATGACCCCACCATCTCCCTGCTGACGGGCTCCGAGCCCCCCAAAGCCAAGGACCCCACTGTCTCCTAG
- the HSF1 gene encoding heat shock factor protein 1 isoform X11, with amino-acid sequence MDLPVGPGAAGPSNVPAFLTKLWTLVSDPDTDALICWSPSGNSFHVFDQGQFAKEVLPKYFKHNNMASFVRQLNMYGFRKVVHIEQGGLVKPERDDTEFQHPCFLRGQEQLLENIKRKVTSVSTLKSEDMKTRQDSVTKLLTDVQLMKGRQESMDSRLLAMKHENEALWREVASLRQKHAQQQKVVNKLIQFLISLVQSNRILGVKRKIPLMLNDGSSAHSGPKYGRQYSLQHVHGPGPYSAPSPAYSSSSLYSPDAVASSGPIISDITELAPSSPLASPGGSVDERPLSGSPLVRVKEEPPSPPRSPRVEEASPGHPSSVVEIPLSPTALIDSILRESEPAPAAPATPLTDAGARHPSPSPPPASAPEKCLSVACLDNLARAPQMSGVARLFPCPSSLHGRVQPGTELSEHLDAMDSNLDSLQTMLTSHGFSVDTSALLDIQELLSPQEPPRPLEAENSSPDSAGALHGATPVPRGPGLRGYGEQRPARALRAGGGLLLLGGGRLHR; translated from the exons AGCGGGAACAGCTTCCACGTGTTCGACCAGGGCCAGTTCGCCAAGGAGGTGCTGCCCAAGTACTTCAAGCACAACAACATGGCCAGCTTCGTGCGCCAGCTCAACATGT ACGGCTTCCGGAAGGTGGTCCACATCGAGCAGGGTGGCTTGGTCAAGCCGGAGAGGGACGACACTGAGTTCCAGCACCCGTGCTTCCTGCGCGGCCAGGAGCAGCTCCTGGAGAACATCAAGAGGAAAGTGACCAGT GTATCCACGCTGAAGAGCGAGGACATGAAGACTCGCCAGGACAGCGTCACCAAGCTGCTCACCGACGTGCAGCTCAtgaaggggaggcaggagagcatGGACTCCAGACTCCTGGCCATGAAGCA CGAGAACGAGGCCCTGTGGCGGGAGGTGGCCAGCCTGCGGCAGAAGCACGCCCAGCAGCAGAAGGTCGTCAACAAG CTCATCCAGTTCCTCATCTCCCTGGTGCAGTCGAACCGGATCCTGGGGGTGAAGAGGAAAAT ccCCCTGATGCTGAATGACGGCAGCTCGGCACATTCCGGGCCCAAGTACGGCCGGCAGTACTCCCTGCAGCACGTCCACGGCCCGGGCCCCTACTCG GCTCCCTCCCCGGCCTACAGCAGCTCCAGCCTCTACTCCCCAGATGCCGTGGCCAGCTCCGGACCCATCATCTCCGACATCACCGAACTGGCCCCCAGCAGCCCCTTGGCCTCCCCGGGCGGAAGCGTAGACGAGAG GCCACTCTCTGGCAGCCCCCTGGTGCGCGTCAAGGAGGAGCCCCCCAGCCCTCCTCGGAGCCCCCGGGTGGAGGAGGCCAGTCCCGGACACCCGTCCTCCGTCGTGGAGATACCCCTGTCCCCAACCGCTCTCATTGACTCCATCCTGCGGGAAAGCGAGCCTGCCCCCGCCGCCCCAGCCACACCCCTCACGGATGCAGGGGCCCGCCACCCCTCACCCTCGCCCCCACCTGCCTCGGCCCCCGAGAAGTGCCTCAGCGTAGCCTGCCTGGACAA TTTGGCTCGCGCTCCACAGATGTCTGGGGTCGCCcgcctcttcccctgcccctcctctctgcatGGCCGAGTCCAGCCAGG GACCGAGCTCAGTGAGCACTTGGACGCCATGGACTCCAACCTGGACAGCCTGCAGACCATGCTGACGAGCCACGGCTTCAGCGTGGACACGAGCGCGCTGCTGGAC ATCCAGGAGCTTCTCTCCCCCCAGGAGCCGCCCAGGCCCCTTGAGGCTGAGAACAGCAGCCCTGACTCAG CTGGTGCACTACACGGCGCAACCCCTGTTCCTCGTGGACCCGGGCTCCGTGGATATGGGGAGCAGCGACCTGCCCGTGCTCTTCGAGCTGGGGGAGGGCTCCTACTTCTCGGAGGGGGACGACTACACAGATGA
- the HSF1 gene encoding heat shock factor protein 1 isoform X2, with amino-acid sequence MDLPVGPGAAGPSNVPAFLTKLWTLVSDPDTDALICWSPSGNSFHVFDQGQFAKEVLPKYFKHNNMASFVRQLNMYGFRKVVHIEQGGLVKPERDDTEFQHPCFLRGQEQLLENIKRKVTSVSTLKSEDMKTRQDSVTKLLTDVQLMKGRQESMDSRLLAMKHENEALWREVASLRQKHAQQQKVVNKLIQFLISLVQSNRILGVKRKIPLMLNDGSSAHSGPKYGRQYSLQHVHGPGPYSAPSPAYSSSSLYSPDAVASSGPIISDITELAPSSPLASPGGSVDERPLSGSPLVRVKEEPPSPPRSPRVEEASPGHPSSVVEIPLSPTALIDSILRESEPAPAAPATPLTDAGARHPSPSPPPASAPEKCLSVACLDNLARAPQMSGVARLFPCPSSLHGRVQPGTELSEHLDAMDSNLDSLQTMLTSHGFSVDTSALLDLFSPSVTVPDMSLPDLDSSLASIQELLSPQEPPRPLEAENSSPDSGKQLVHYTAQPLFLVDPGSVDMGSSDLPVLFELGEGSYFSEGDDYTDDPTISLLTGSEPPKAKDPTVS; translated from the exons AGCGGGAACAGCTTCCACGTGTTCGACCAGGGCCAGTTCGCCAAGGAGGTGCTGCCCAAGTACTTCAAGCACAACAACATGGCCAGCTTCGTGCGCCAGCTCAACATGT ACGGCTTCCGGAAGGTGGTCCACATCGAGCAGGGTGGCTTGGTCAAGCCGGAGAGGGACGACACTGAGTTCCAGCACCCGTGCTTCCTGCGCGGCCAGGAGCAGCTCCTGGAGAACATCAAGAGGAAAGTGACCAGT GTATCCACGCTGAAGAGCGAGGACATGAAGACTCGCCAGGACAGCGTCACCAAGCTGCTCACCGACGTGCAGCTCAtgaaggggaggcaggagagcatGGACTCCAGACTCCTGGCCATGAAGCA CGAGAACGAGGCCCTGTGGCGGGAGGTGGCCAGCCTGCGGCAGAAGCACGCCCAGCAGCAGAAGGTCGTCAACAAG CTCATCCAGTTCCTCATCTCCCTGGTGCAGTCGAACCGGATCCTGGGGGTGAAGAGGAAAAT ccCCCTGATGCTGAATGACGGCAGCTCGGCACATTCCGGGCCCAAGTACGGCCGGCAGTACTCCCTGCAGCACGTCCACGGCCCGGGCCCCTACTCG GCTCCCTCCCCGGCCTACAGCAGCTCCAGCCTCTACTCCCCAGATGCCGTGGCCAGCTCCGGACCCATCATCTCCGACATCACCGAACTGGCCCCCAGCAGCCCCTTGGCCTCCCCGGGCGGAAGCGTAGACGAGAG GCCACTCTCTGGCAGCCCCCTGGTGCGCGTCAAGGAGGAGCCCCCCAGCCCTCCTCGGAGCCCCCGGGTGGAGGAGGCCAGTCCCGGACACCCGTCCTCCGTCGTGGAGATACCCCTGTCCCCAACCGCTCTCATTGACTCCATCCTGCGGGAAAGCGAGCCTGCCCCCGCCGCCCCAGCCACACCCCTCACGGATGCAGGGGCCCGCCACCCCTCACCCTCGCCCCCACCTGCCTCGGCCCCCGAGAAGTGCCTCAGCGTAGCCTGCCTGGACAA TTTGGCTCGCGCTCCACAGATGTCTGGGGTCGCCcgcctcttcccctgcccctcctctctgcatGGCCGAGTCCAGCCAGG GACCGAGCTCAGTGAGCACTTGGACGCCATGGACTCCAACCTGGACAGCCTGCAGACCATGCTGACGAGCCACGGCTTCAGCGTGGACACGAGCGCGCTGCTGGAC CTGTTCAGCCCCTCGGTGACCGTGCCCGACATGAGCCTGCCCGACCTGGACAGCAGCCTGGCCAGC ATCCAGGAGCTTCTCTCCCCCCAGGAGCCGCCCAGGCCCCTTGAGGCTGAGAACAGCAGCCCTGACTCAG ggaAGCAGCTGGTGCACTACACGGCGCAACCCCTGTTCCTCGTGGACCCGGGCTCCGTGGATATGGGGAGCAGCGACCTGCCCGTGCTCTTCGAGCTGGGGGAGGGCTCCTACTTCTCGGAGGGGGACGACTACACAGATGACCCCACCATCTCCCTGCTGACGGGCTCCGAGCCCCCCAAAGCCAAGGACCCCACTGTCTCCTAG